The proteins below come from a single Mesobacillus jeotgali genomic window:
- a CDS encoding 3-hydroxyacyl-CoA dehydrogenase, with amino-acid sequence MKKLIVIGSGVMGRGIAYVSSLGGFNTVLIDVDEKQLLNAEQEINSIFDKGIARGKIALEDAESAKTRLKYSNFLADNVKDADLVIEAVPEKIDIKKTIFEVIDQHAPEHCLFASNTSTMSPTEIASFTKRPEKVIAMHFFNPVHKMPLVEIIRGLETSNETAEAIQKAAIQMGKETVIVNEFPGFVTSRISALVGNEAFYMLQEGLGSPEDIDKAIKLGLNYPMGPFELGDLVGLDTRLNNLKYLHEKLGEKYRPAPLLEQYVKAGRLGRKTGRGVYDYRESVTTK; translated from the coding sequence ATGAAGAAACTCATCGTAATCGGTTCGGGTGTCATGGGAAGAGGAATTGCCTATGTCAGCAGCCTGGGCGGTTTTAATACTGTCCTGATTGATGTTGATGAAAAACAGCTTCTTAACGCCGAACAAGAAATCAACAGCATTTTTGATAAGGGGATTGCCAGAGGGAAAATCGCGCTAGAAGACGCAGAGTCCGCTAAAACAAGACTGAAATATTCGAATTTCCTTGCTGATAATGTGAAGGATGCTGACCTGGTCATAGAAGCCGTGCCTGAAAAAATAGATATAAAGAAAACGATTTTCGAAGTGATAGACCAGCATGCTCCTGAACATTGCCTGTTTGCGTCCAATACATCGACAATGAGCCCTACTGAAATTGCCTCTTTTACGAAGCGTCCTGAGAAGGTCATCGCGATGCATTTCTTCAATCCGGTCCACAAAATGCCGCTTGTAGAAATTATCCGAGGTCTGGAAACGAGCAATGAAACAGCTGAAGCAATCCAGAAAGCGGCAATCCAGATGGGAAAAGAAACAGTCATCGTCAACGAATTTCCCGGTTTCGTGACAAGCCGGATCAGCGCGTTAGTCGGCAACGAAGCCTTTTACATGCTGCAGGAAGGGTTGGGCAGCCCGGAGGATATCGATAAGGCAATTAAGCTTGGATTGAATTATCCGATGGGGCCATTCGAGTTGGGTGATCTTGTTGGGCTGGATACACGCTTGAACAATTTGAAATACCTCCATGAGAAGCTCGGTGAAAAATACCGCCCGGCACCATTGCTTGAGCAATACGTTAAAGCTGGCCGTCTTGGCAGGAAGACTGGACGCGGTGTGTACGACTATCGAGAATCTGTGACGACGAAGTAG
- the pcaF gene encoding 3-oxoadipyl-CoA thiolase yields the protein MREVVIVDAVRTPIGRYNGSLRHIRPDDLGAIVIKALMDRNPDVTAAEIEEVVLGNANQAGEDNRNVARMSGLLAGLPVEVAGTTINRLCGSGLDAVNYAARAILAGEGDIFIAGGTESMTRAPFVMAKPEKDFPRGNMEMFDTTIGWRFVNTKLKEMYGTDSMPETAENVAKKYSISREAQDEFAAESQLRAQKAVEAGRFENEIVPVVYEDKKGNKAVIDSDEHPRPGTTIEKLAKLKPLFKDGTVTAGNASGVNDGASALLLMSREKAVELGLKPLAKYIVSATAGLEPSIMGMGPVYAVQKALKRANLSVEDMDLIELNEAFAAQSLGCIQELGLDQSKVNVNGGAIAFGHPLGASGARILTTLLYEMKKRDSRYGLATMCVGVGQGIATIIENIGEK from the coding sequence ATGAGAGAAGTTGTGATTGTTGATGCAGTAAGAACACCGATTGGAAGATACAACGGAAGTCTCCGTCATATCCGCCCGGATGATTTAGGGGCAATTGTTATCAAGGCGTTGATGGACCGTAATCCAGATGTGACTGCAGCTGAAATTGAAGAAGTAGTTTTGGGGAATGCGAACCAGGCAGGCGAAGATAATCGCAACGTTGCAAGGATGTCAGGACTGTTGGCTGGACTGCCTGTCGAAGTTGCCGGGACAACCATCAACCGATTATGCGGTTCTGGTCTGGATGCTGTCAACTATGCGGCCAGAGCGATATTGGCCGGTGAAGGCGACATTTTCATCGCCGGAGGAACGGAAAGCATGACAAGAGCGCCATTCGTGATGGCCAAGCCGGAAAAAGATTTCCCTCGCGGCAATATGGAGATGTTCGATACGACAATCGGATGGCGTTTCGTAAACACCAAGCTGAAGGAAATGTACGGAACGGACAGCATGCCGGAGACAGCAGAGAATGTCGCGAAAAAGTATAGCATTTCCAGGGAAGCCCAGGACGAATTTGCAGCAGAAAGCCAGCTTCGCGCACAGAAAGCAGTGGAAGCCGGGCGATTTGAAAACGAGATCGTTCCTGTTGTTTACGAAGATAAAAAAGGGAACAAGGCTGTGATTGACTCTGATGAACATCCACGGCCAGGAACAACCATTGAAAAGCTGGCAAAGCTAAAGCCTTTGTTCAAGGATGGAACGGTAACGGCAGGCAATGCTTCTGGAGTGAACGACGGTGCGTCTGCACTCCTTTTGATGAGCCGAGAGAAGGCTGTTGAGCTTGGTTTGAAGCCACTGGCAAAATATATTGTATCAGCGACAGCGGGATTGGAGCCTTCCATCATGGGCATGGGCCCTGTTTATGCTGTTCAAAAGGCTCTGAAGCGTGCGAATCTGTCTGTTGAAGATATGGATTTGATTGAGTTGAACGAGGCGTTTGCTGCCCAATCCCTCGGCTGCATTCAGGAGCTTGGGCTGGATCAATCTAAGGTCAATGTAAACGGCGGGGCCATTGCGTTCGGCCATCCGCTCGGTGCAAGCGGTGCCCGTATTTTGACAACCCTTTTATATGAAATGAAAAAGCGGGATTCCAGGTATGGACTTGCGACTATGTGTGTAGGTGTTGGCCAGGGAATTGCCACGATTATCGAGAATATAGGAGAGAAATAA
- a CDS encoding enoyl-CoA hydratase-related protein, giving the protein MNNIKFQKEQHIAYVTLDRPESLNCFNFETLQELGDLVDRLHTDTDVRVVIFTGAGEKAFSAGADLKERKHLTDAEVRRNVKKIRDVFSAIADLPQPTIAAVNGFAFGGGFELMLACDFKIAADNALMGMTEVSWGIIPGAGGTQRLSRLIGEMKAKELIFTARKISAEKAYELGILTAVESKENVMAACKELAQEILQNAPIAVRQAKYAIHHGSSTDLQTGLAIESKAYEVTIPTKDRVEALNAFSEKRKAVFTAQ; this is encoded by the coding sequence ATGAACAACATCAAATTCCAGAAAGAGCAACATATAGCCTATGTAACGCTTGACCGGCCGGAATCACTGAACTGTTTCAATTTTGAAACGCTTCAGGAGCTGGGCGATTTAGTAGACAGACTGCATACTGATACAGACGTCAGAGTAGTTATTTTTACCGGAGCAGGGGAGAAAGCCTTCAGTGCAGGCGCCGATCTGAAAGAAAGGAAGCATCTTACAGATGCGGAAGTGCGCCGCAATGTAAAGAAGATCCGCGATGTTTTCAGCGCGATTGCCGACCTGCCGCAGCCGACGATTGCCGCTGTCAACGGCTTTGCTTTTGGCGGTGGTTTCGAACTGATGCTCGCCTGTGACTTTAAAATTGCTGCAGACAATGCCTTGATGGGCATGACAGAGGTGAGCTGGGGCATTATTCCGGGTGCAGGCGGTACACAGCGTCTGTCCAGGCTGATTGGTGAGATGAAGGCGAAGGAACTGATTTTTACAGCGAGAAAAATTTCCGCTGAGAAGGCTTATGAACTGGGAATTCTTACAGCGGTGGAATCAAAAGAGAATGTCATGGCAGCCTGCAAGGAGCTTGCTCAGGAAATCCTCCAGAATGCGCCAATTGCCGTGAGACAGGCAAAATATGCCATCCATCATGGCAGCAGCACCGACCTGCAGACAGGGCTGGCAATCGAATCCAAAGCTTATGAAGTAACCATTCCAACAAAGGATCGAGTGGAAGCGTTAAATGCCTTCAGTGAAAAACGCAAGGCTGTTTTTACGGCACAGTAA
- the paaX gene encoding phenylacetic acid degradation operon negative regulatory protein PaaX, whose amino-acid sequence MNTRSMIFTLYGDYISHYGSKIWIGSLIRLLNEFGHNDQSVRAAISRMNKQGWVQAEKIGNKSYYSLTPRGQKRIDEAGKRIFKLKPEEWDGKWRILMYTIPEEIRNVRDELRKELIWSGFGSMSNSFWISANNLERQVRDLIEKYEIEQYVDFFVAEYKGPHENLRLVEKSWDLKEINAKYHDFISEYSQKYIIDKNKIQKGSMSDAECFVERTKLVHEYRKFLFFDPGLPEELLPEKWLGSHAAALFSEYYKELAEPASRFFESVFKEGNEIKHKDVDYNVMDHPYILE is encoded by the coding sequence TTGAATACTAGATCAATGATTTTCACCTTATACGGTGACTATATCTCCCATTATGGGAGCAAGATTTGGATTGGCAGCCTGATTCGGCTGCTGAATGAATTTGGACATAATGACCAGTCGGTGAGAGCGGCTATTTCACGCATGAATAAACAGGGCTGGGTCCAGGCTGAAAAAATTGGCAACAAGAGCTATTACTCCCTGACACCGCGCGGTCAGAAAAGGATTGACGAGGCGGGCAAGCGTATTTTTAAGTTGAAGCCAGAGGAATGGGACGGAAAATGGAGAATCCTCATGTACACCATTCCTGAGGAAATCCGCAATGTCCGCGACGAATTGCGCAAGGAACTGATATGGAGCGGCTTTGGATCGATGTCGAACAGCTTCTGGATTTCAGCCAATAATCTCGAAAGACAGGTCAGGGACCTGATCGAGAAATACGAAATCGAACAATATGTCGATTTCTTTGTAGCCGAGTACAAAGGTCCGCATGAAAATCTTCGGCTTGTTGAAAAAAGCTGGGACTTAAAAGAGATTAATGCCAAATACCACGATTTCATCAGTGAGTACAGCCAGAAATACATCATCGATAAAAACAAAATCCAAAAAGGGAGCATGTCCGACGCCGAATGCTTCGTGGAGCGCACAAAGCTGGTACATGAATACAGGAAGTTCCTCTTTTTTGACCCGGGTCTCCCTGAGGAGCTTTTGCCGGAAAAATGGCTGGGTAGCCACGCCGCCGCATTGTTCAGCGAATACTACAAAGAACTTGCCGAACCTGCATCCCGCTTTTTCGAGTCCGTCTTCAAAGAAGGAAACGAAATCAAGCATAAAGACGTGGACTATAACGTCATGGACCACCCGTATATACTAGAATAG
- a CDS encoding P1 family peptidase yields MKVRDRGIIVGRMSPGTNNCITDVPGLMVGHVTLDYPLDDKGEEYACTGVTAILPHGGNLFKEKVTAASYVLNGFGKTTGLVQVNELGTIESPIMLTNTLGVPAVTQGTLEYMLAENEEIGETTGTINIVVGECNDSYLNSIRLFPVKPENAIQAIKKASAIPAEEGAVGAGKGMVCFGHKGGIGTASRMIEADDPHMIGCLVLSNFGKKEEFMAGKYNIESIKTGIAETADGSIMIILATNAPLSDRQLLRMAKRCGIGLGRTGSHYSHGSGDIVIAFSTANKTMHDSDEYIQSSSMIRDDHPLMNDLFTAAAEATEEAILNSLSQAETTKGRKGRVVEAYPFL; encoded by the coding sequence ATGAAAGTACGAGACAGAGGCATAATAGTTGGCAGGATGTCCCCTGGGACCAATAACTGTATAACAGATGTACCTGGTTTAATGGTCGGCCATGTAACATTGGATTATCCTCTGGATGACAAAGGTGAGGAGTATGCCTGTACTGGTGTGACGGCAATTCTGCCGCATGGAGGGAATTTGTTCAAAGAAAAAGTTACCGCCGCCAGCTATGTCCTAAACGGTTTTGGGAAGACGACGGGCCTCGTCCAGGTGAATGAACTCGGAACGATCGAGTCACCCATTATGCTGACGAATACCTTAGGAGTGCCGGCTGTCACCCAGGGTACCCTGGAGTACATGCTTGCTGAAAATGAAGAGATTGGCGAGACGACGGGCACGATCAATATTGTCGTCGGTGAATGCAATGACAGCTATTTAAACTCGATTCGTCTTTTTCCGGTAAAGCCGGAAAATGCCATACAGGCAATTAAGAAAGCTTCAGCAATTCCGGCAGAAGAAGGTGCCGTTGGAGCGGGAAAAGGAATGGTTTGTTTCGGTCATAAAGGCGGCATAGGTACAGCATCCAGAATGATCGAAGCAGATGATCCACATATGATTGGCTGTCTGGTGCTCAGCAATTTCGGCAAAAAAGAAGAGTTTATGGCAGGGAAATATAACATTGAATCAATAAAAACAGGAATTGCCGAAACGGCAGACGGTTCCATCATGATTATTCTTGCAACAAATGCACCGTTAAGCGACCGGCAGCTGTTGCGCATGGCAAAGAGGTGTGGAATCGGCCTGGGCCGGACCGGCAGTCATTACAGTCATGGAAGCGGCGATATTGTGATTGCTTTTTCAACTGCCAATAAAACAATGCACGATTCAGACGAATACATTCAATCAAGCAGCATGATCAGGGATGACCATCCATTAATGAACGATCTATTCACGGCTGCAGCAGAAGCAACAGAAGAAGCAATCCTGAACTCCCTATCACAGGCTGAAACGACTAAAGGGAGAAAAGGCAGAGTTGTTGAAGCTTACCCTTTTTTGTAG
- a CDS encoding NAD(P)H-dependent oxidoreductase: MRDKATLKQEILDAFHFRHATKEFDPSKKIPEDDFRFILETGQLSPSSFGFEPWRFLVVQSEELREKVKNTAWGAYGKLPEASHFVIILARTKVDTKYDSEYLQDHFRNKKKMPEEFMANYLKRIEEFQKSDFKLLDGDRPLFDWACRQTYIVLANMMTAAAQIGIDSCPIEGFNFENMNKLLADEGLLDDGHFGISVMCAFGYRVKEPNPKTRRPLDDIVKWV, from the coding sequence ATGCGAGACAAAGCAACTTTGAAGCAGGAGATTCTTGATGCTTTCCATTTTAGGCATGCCACAAAGGAATTTGATCCAAGCAAAAAGATTCCAGAGGATGACTTCCGTTTTATCCTGGAGACCGGCCAGTTATCTCCAAGCTCTTTTGGTTTTGAACCGTGGCGCTTCCTTGTTGTACAGAGTGAAGAGCTTCGCGAGAAAGTGAAAAATACTGCCTGGGGAGCGTATGGAAAGCTTCCGGAAGCAAGTCATTTTGTGATTATCCTTGCGAGGACAAAAGTTGATACTAAATATGATTCTGAATATCTTCAGGATCATTTTAGAAACAAGAAAAAGATGCCTGAGGAATTCATGGCGAATTACCTCAAGCGAATTGAGGAATTCCAGAAGTCTGATTTTAAATTGCTCGACGGAGACCGCCCGCTGTTTGATTGGGCGTGCAGGCAAACGTATATCGTCCTGGCTAATATGATGACGGCAGCAGCGCAAATCGGTATTGATTCCTGTCCGATTGAAGGTTTCAATTTTGAAAATATGAACAAACTTCTCGCTGATGAAGGATTGCTGGATGATGGCCATTTCGGAATTTCCGTCATGTGTGCGTTTGGCTATCGCGTAAAAGAACCGAATCCAAAGACAAGACGCCCATTGGATGACATAGTTAAATGGGTATAA
- a CDS encoding gamma carbonic anhydrase family protein: MILSYSDKSPVVDETVFQAPGSFIIGDVKIGKNSSVWFNAVLRGDEDTITIGDSCSIQDNVTCHLYEGSPLVIEDEVTVGHNAILHGCTIKKRCIIGMGSTILDGAEIGEECIIGANTLIPAGKKIPPRSLVVGSPGKVVREIGDKDLELIQLSIDTYVQKGKEYRESLKEIK; the protein is encoded by the coding sequence TTGATTCTAAGTTATTCCGATAAAAGCCCGGTCGTTGATGAAACAGTTTTCCAGGCACCCGGCAGTTTCATCATCGGCGACGTAAAAATCGGCAAGAATTCCAGCGTTTGGTTCAATGCAGTTTTACGCGGGGATGAAGATACAATCACTATAGGCGACAGCTGCAGCATCCAGGATAACGTCACGTGCCATCTTTATGAAGGCTCGCCACTTGTCATTGAAGACGAGGTCACGGTCGGCCATAACGCCATCCTTCATGGCTGCACCATCAAGAAACGATGCATTATCGGAATGGGCTCGACCATCCTTGATGGAGCCGAAATCGGGGAAGAATGTATTATCGGAGCCAATACTTTGATACCTGCGGGAAAAAAAATACCGCCGCGGTCTCTTGTTGTCGGATCACCCGGGAAAGTCGTCAGGGAGATCGGCGATAAAGATCTGGAGCTGATTCAACTATCGATCGATACATATGTTCAAAAGGGGAAGGAATATCGGGAGAGCTTAAAGGAGATTAAATAA
- a CDS encoding NAD(P)H-dependent flavin oxidoreductase: MNGITTVLGIKYPIIQGGMGNISNAILTAAVSEAGGLGTIGAGTMSAEEVEQIILETKTRTSKPFSVNVALSVSPNVVEILRLAVKHKVQAVTLSAGNPAPFIPKLKEAGIKIITVVASVKQAKKAEAAGADILVAEGYEAAGINSNLETTTLALIPQIVAQVNIPVVAAGGIGDGKGLAAMLALGASGVQMGTRFIATKEAPFHENYKQKLLQASDHETVIVGRSVGRIRRLLNTSYAGRLLEAEKQGLTPEEFAELTTEEIHKKGALEGSEDNGFMNGGQVSGLVSDIPSVDELLDRMVKEAKDRLKVAELLL; the protein is encoded by the coding sequence GTGAATGGAATTACTACTGTTCTGGGCATAAAATATCCAATCATCCAGGGTGGAATGGGGAACATAAGCAATGCCATTTTGACAGCTGCTGTTTCCGAAGCTGGCGGCCTTGGAACGATAGGTGCCGGTACGATGTCAGCTGAAGAAGTGGAGCAAATTATTCTTGAAACGAAAACGAGGACATCGAAGCCTTTTTCAGTGAATGTGGCCTTAAGTGTTTCACCGAATGTGGTGGAAATCCTGCGCCTGGCTGTCAAGCATAAAGTGCAGGCAGTAACATTATCAGCAGGGAATCCTGCACCTTTCATTCCTAAGCTGAAAGAGGCTGGAATTAAGATTATTACCGTGGTCGCATCTGTAAAGCAAGCAAAGAAAGCCGAAGCTGCAGGTGCTGATATCTTAGTAGCTGAGGGGTATGAAGCAGCGGGCATTAACTCGAATCTCGAAACAACGACGCTGGCATTGATTCCTCAGATTGTTGCACAGGTGAACATACCGGTTGTTGCGGCGGGAGGAATTGGGGATGGCAAGGGCCTTGCTGCCATGCTGGCACTTGGAGCGAGCGGCGTCCAAATGGGAACAAGATTCATCGCTACAAAGGAAGCTCCTTTCCATGAAAACTACAAGCAGAAGCTTTTGCAGGCAAGTGATCATGAGACAGTAATAGTCGGCAGATCTGTCGGAAGAATTCGCAGACTGCTGAATACCTCTTATGCAGGGAGACTGCTGGAGGCAGAAAAACAGGGTCTTACTCCAGAAGAATTTGCCGAACTGACAACTGAGGAAATACATAAAAAAGGGGCATTGGAAGGAAGCGAAGATAACGGGTTTATGAATGGAGGCCAGGTGTCTGGACTTGTTTCTGATATCCCGTCAGTAGATGAATTATTGGATCGAATGGTAAAGGAAGCAAAAGATCGGTTAAAAGTTGCAGAACTCTTACTATAA
- a CDS encoding ABC transporter substrate-binding protein codes for MKKSVKAISLVLASALFMAGCGGNEASNGSSDKDQYKIGLTQFAEHPSLDAATEGFKKALEDKGFKEGDNVTYDFQNAQADMNNTASIANNFVGDKVDLIFANATPSAVAALNATKDIPIIFTSVTDPVGAGLVEAFDKPGDNITGTTDNHPDATKKTIDFMTNEIGAKKIGVIYNAGEQNSEVQLKEVKKLAEANGAKVVEASISTSAEVKQAAESLVGRVDAIYVPTDNTVVSALESVISVANGKKIPLFVGELDSMKRGAVAASGFNYYDIGYQSGLMAAEILSGNKKASEIPVELPESLTLTINKKAAEEQGVEVKEEWGDDAEFYEE; via the coding sequence ATGAAAAAATCAGTAAAAGCTATTTCTCTTGTTCTGGCCAGTGCCTTGTTCATGGCTGGCTGCGGAGGAAATGAAGCATCAAATGGATCTTCTGACAAAGATCAGTACAAGATTGGCCTGACGCAATTTGCGGAGCATCCATCGCTTGATGCCGCAACCGAAGGATTTAAGAAAGCTCTTGAGGACAAAGGGTTCAAAGAGGGAGACAATGTAACATATGACTTCCAGAACGCACAGGCAGACATGAATAACACAGCAAGTATCGCGAATAATTTTGTCGGTGATAAAGTCGACCTCATCTTCGCTAATGCTACACCAAGTGCGGTCGCAGCACTTAATGCGACGAAGGACATTCCAATCATTTTCACATCAGTGACAGATCCGGTTGGGGCGGGGCTTGTTGAAGCATTCGATAAGCCTGGCGACAATATCACTGGTACGACCGACAACCATCCGGATGCTACCAAAAAGACAATTGACTTCATGACGAATGAAATTGGCGCAAAGAAAATCGGCGTCATTTATAACGCTGGCGAGCAGAACTCTGAAGTCCAGTTGAAGGAAGTAAAGAAGCTTGCGGAAGCAAATGGAGCTAAGGTTGTTGAAGCCTCAATCTCTACATCAGCTGAAGTTAAGCAGGCTGCAGAATCCCTTGTCGGACGTGTTGATGCCATCTATGTCCCTACGGATAATACAGTCGTTTCTGCGCTTGAATCTGTTATTTCTGTAGCTAATGGCAAAAAGATCCCGTTATTCGTTGGTGAGCTAGATTCCATGAAGCGCGGCGCTGTTGCAGCCAGCGGTTTCAATTACTATGACATTGGTTACCAGTCGGGCTTGATGGCTGCTGAAATTTTATCTGGCAATAAGAAAGCTTCTGAGATTCCTGTTGAGCTTCCTGAATCTTTAACACTGACAATCAACAAAAAAGCTGCTGAGGAGCAGGGTGTTGAAGTCAAGGAAGAATGGGGAGACGACGCAGAGTTCTACGAAGAATAA
- a CDS encoding ABC transporter permease, whose translation MFTSIFGAFESGIIYAIMALGVYLSFRVLDFPDLTVDGSFVTGAAVAAIMIVNGSNPFAATMVALVAGFIAGCLTGIIHTVGKVNALLSGILMMIALYSINLRIMGKSNVPLLNTDTAMTAVRDFFDKTGIDGFFNGILTAVGLGDSLPRTWGILLFMIVVTLAIKFLTDAFLKTELGLAIRATGDNKRMIRSFSSNTNLMIILGLGLSNAMVAFSGALIAQQGGFADVGMGIGMIIIGLASVIIGEALFGTKSIARTTLAVIGGAIIYRIVVTLALRVEFLEPGDMKLITAIIVILALTAPKMIEGYKEKKRKVKRQLEHMQMAAIPSERKGEAGAALKSDS comes from the coding sequence TTGTTTACTTCAATATTTGGAGCATTTGAGTCCGGCATTATCTATGCCATCATGGCTCTGGGTGTATACTTATCCTTTCGGGTACTTGATTTTCCGGATTTGACGGTTGACGGCAGCTTCGTAACTGGAGCTGCGGTCGCCGCCATCATGATTGTAAATGGTTCAAACCCATTTGCTGCTACAATGGTGGCACTAGTTGCCGGATTCATCGCTGGATGCTTGACAGGCATCATTCATACAGTAGGTAAGGTTAATGCGCTTCTGTCGGGGATCCTGATGATGATTGCCTTATATTCTATCAATCTAAGAATAATGGGTAAGTCGAATGTCCCTTTGCTGAACACGGATACTGCCATGACAGCGGTTCGGGACTTTTTCGATAAGACGGGAATTGATGGATTCTTCAATGGAATCCTTACGGCAGTCGGCCTTGGCGACAGTCTCCCAAGGACATGGGGAATCCTCCTGTTCATGATTGTCGTAACGCTGGCAATTAAATTCCTTACGGATGCATTCCTTAAAACAGAACTTGGACTTGCAATCCGGGCAACTGGTGATAACAAGAGAATGATCCGCAGCTTCTCATCCAATACAAACCTGATGATCATCCTTGGCCTTGGCCTTTCGAATGCGATGGTGGCTTTTTCAGGCGCTTTAATCGCCCAGCAGGGTGGTTTTGCGGATGTCGGCATGGGTATCGGAATGATCATCATCGGTCTTGCTTCAGTCATCATTGGTGAAGCACTGTTTGGTACAAAGTCGATTGCAAGAACAACACTCGCTGTTATTGGCGGGGCTATCATCTACCGAATTGTTGTCACACTGGCATTACGGGTGGAGTTCCTCGAGCCAGGCGACATGAAGCTGATCACGGCAATTATCGTAATCCTGGCATTGACTGCTCCGAAAATGATAGAAGGCTATAAAGAGAAAAAACGGAAGGTAAAAAGGCAGCTTGAGCACATGCAGATGGCAGCTATTCCTTCTGAACGAAAGGGTGAGGCTGGTGCTGCACTTAAATCAGATTCATAG
- a CDS encoding ABC transporter ATP-binding protein has translation MLHLNQIHRVFNEGTPDEKIALDNINLTLEKGDFVTVIGSNGAGKSTLMNVISGVMIPDHGQVELDGKDVTYMTEYNRSKLIGRVFQDPMAGTAPSMTIEENLAIAYSRNKRRSLRRGVTKKRRELFQEVLESLHLGLENRLNAKVGLLSGGERQALSLLMATFTEPSILLLDEHTAALDPARAELITNLTKEIVDKYHLTTLMVTHNMQQALDLGNRLIMMDKGQIILEVNEEQKAKLTIEDLLNEFQRIRGTKMASDRALLG, from the coding sequence GTGCTGCACTTAAATCAGATTCATAGAGTCTTCAATGAGGGTACTCCAGATGAAAAGATCGCCCTGGACAATATTAATCTCACCCTGGAAAAGGGAGACTTTGTCACAGTCATCGGCAGTAACGGAGCCGGAAAATCTACTTTAATGAATGTGATCTCCGGTGTCATGATTCCAGACCATGGTCAGGTGGAACTGGACGGTAAGGATGTAACCTACATGACCGAGTACAACCGCTCAAAATTGATTGGCCGTGTATTTCAGGATCCAATGGCCGGCACTGCACCAAGCATGACAATTGAAGAAAACCTGGCCATTGCCTATTCAAGGAACAAGCGACGTTCCCTGCGTCGAGGCGTCACGAAAAAACGTCGTGAGCTTTTCCAGGAAGTACTTGAATCGCTGCACCTGGGCCTTGAAAACCGCCTGAATGCGAAGGTTGGCCTGTTATCAGGAGGAGAACGCCAGGCGTTATCCTTATTGATGGCTACATTCACAGAACCATCCATTCTTTTACTGGATGAGCATACCGCGGCACTCGATCCTGCGCGTGCCGAGTTAATCACCAATCTAACAAAAGAAATCGTCGACAAATACCATCTCACTACATTGATGGTCACGCACAATATGCAGCAGGCACTAGACCTCGGCAACAGGCTGATCATGATGGACAAAGGCCAGATCATCCTCGAGGTAAACGAAGAACAAAAAGCCAAGCTGACAATCGAAGACTTGCTAAATGAGTTCCAGCGAATCCGCGGAACAAAGATGGCAAGCGACCGGGCTTTATTAGGCTAA
- a CDS encoding thioesterase family protein, which produces MLDGLIAGHTASIDVIVTPDMFARFEGKVVHPVYSTVSMVYHMEWVSRQIIIPFLEDHEEGMGGAVTVKHIAPCTEGAEVTITATVTGLQDNTILTNIRAESKGRLIGIGEVKQVVLPKEKITELITGS; this is translated from the coding sequence ATGCTAGATGGCTTGATCGCTGGGCATACGGCCTCCATCGATGTCATTGTTACACCAGATATGTTTGCCCGCTTTGAGGGAAAAGTCGTCCATCCAGTATACTCCACGGTTTCGATGGTGTATCACATGGAATGGGTTTCACGGCAAATTATCATTCCCTTTTTAGAGGATCATGAAGAAGGAATGGGAGGTGCGGTGACTGTTAAACACATCGCTCCATGCACCGAAGGAGCTGAGGTAACGATTACTGCTACCGTCACAGGGCTGCAGGACAATACCATTCTTACTAATATAAGGGCAGAAAGCAAAGGTCGCCTTATAGGAATAGGGGAAGTAAAGCAAGTGGTCCTTCCTAAAGAGAAGATAACTGAATTAATTACTGGAAGCTAA